The Corylus avellana chromosome ca8, CavTom2PMs-1.0 genome has a segment encoding these proteins:
- the LOC132189956 gene encoding protein PSK SIMULATOR 2: MGGVCPGGMAKHNAKVGAKVAVKPKKTKSISNQKGDCYSDSDPVDFRKATRKCDLSEGPKSGYSEPSTPIRSTPTRKGNIIQKSPGRVGELTADVLDTILSGLSKFNPNQGCANGSASGGNRISILAFEVANTIDRGVNLLQSLSEENIQVLKKEILHPGVQQLVSTDIKEMLSFAAADKRQEFEVFLGEVIRFGDLCKDPQWHNLGRSFARLDSDDPSYKQLKVHTETTIQELTTLAQKTSELYHELNAFERFEQDYQRKLEEMESLNLPRRGESLKIFHNELEEQRKLVRRLKKKSLWSENLEGIVKKLVDVVTSIHQAIWEAFGNSGTTLVIEEPSKSPERLGEAGLALHYANIINQISIIASRPTTLPPNLRDQLYRALPESVKVALRSQMQTVDAKEQLSIFQIKAEMEKTLKWLVPVATNTIKAHQGFGWVGEWAKASNEFGKSSTTTNNMIRLQTLYYADKEKTDLYILKLVTLLHRVISLIRRRDHGFRPLPLRSPTRNALDFHSKMQHSVSMNYSSKTHGIQLSQEDKNLLDEVIGSLSVPGISKSQKFTMAEERGIRVWPLSRSTGSSPTRKLDAKQDLKTDVSDIMDRLEFIISEAS, from the exons ATGGGGGGAGTGTGCCCCGGCGGGATGGCGAAGCATAATGCTAAAGTTGGAGCGAAGGTTGCTGTGAAGCCCAAGAAGACGAAGAGCATTAGCAATCAGAAAGGGGATTGCTATTCGGATTCTGATCCAGTTGATTTCAGAAAAGCGACGCGAAAGTGCGATTTGTCTGAGGGGCCAAAGTCGGGCTACTCCGAGCCGTCGACACCGATTCGGTCGACGCCTACTAGGAAAGGCAAC ATTATCCAGAAGAGCCCAGGCAGAGTTGGCGAGTTGACAGCAGATGTTCTTGACACAATTCTAAGTGGCCTGTCAAAATTTAATCCCAATCAAGGGTGTGCAAATGGCTCGGCTTCAGGGGGAAATAGAATATCCATATTGGCATTTGAAGTAGCCAATACAATAGACAGAGGTGTTAACTTGTTGCAATCTCTTTCTGAAGAAAATATCCAGGTCCTGAAAAAAGAGATTTTACATCCAGGAGTACAACAATTAGTTTCCACAGATATTAAGGAGATGCTAAGCTTTGCTGCTGCTGACAAAAG GCAGGAGTTCGAAGTTTTCTTGGGGGAAGTAATTAGATTTGGAGATCTATGTAAAGACCCACAGTGGCACAATCTGGGTCGCAGCTTTGCTAG ATTAGATTCTGATGATCCAAGCTACAAACAACTTAAAGTACACACAGAAACGACCATTCAGGAGTTGACCACTCTGGCTCAGAAGACTTCT GAATTATACCATGAGCTGAATGCTTTCGAGAGATTTGAACAAGATTATCAACGAAAGCTTGAGGAAATGGAGTCTTTAAATCTCCCCCGAAGAG GAGAGAGTCTCAAAATTTTTCACAATGAGCTAGAAGAGCAAAGAAAGCTTGTAAGGCGTCTGAAAAAGAAATCTCTATGGTCTGAAAATTTGGAAGGG ATTGTGAAGAAGCTCGTGGATGTTGTTACCAGTATACATCAAGCTATTTGGGAAGCCTTTGGAAATAGCG GTACCACATTGGTTATCGAGGAGCCTAGTAAGAGTCCTGAAAGACTTGGGGAAGCTGGTCTTGCATTACACTATGCCAACATAATCAACCAGATAAGTATCATT GCATCTCGTCCAACCACCCTTCCTCCAAATCTGAGAGACCAATTATATCGAGCATTGCCAGAGAGTGTGAAGGTGGCTCTACGTTCCCAAATGCAGACTGTTGATGCCAAGGAACAG CTCTCAATTTTTCAGATCAAAGCTGAAATGGAAAAGACTCTCAAGTGGCTTGTTCCAGTTGCCACAAATACAATTAA AGCACATCAAGGTTTTGGATGGGTTGGAGAATGGGCAAAGGCTAG TAATGAGTTCGGCAAGAGTTCAACGACAACCAATAACATGATCCGCCTCCAGACACTGTATTATGCAGACAAGGAGAAAACAGACCTATACATCCTCAAATTGGTGACCTTGCTTCACCGTGTGATCAGCTTAATAAGACGTAGAGACCATGGTTTCAGGCCTCTGCCCTTACGATCTCCAACTCGTAACGCACTCGATTTTCACTCCAAGATGCAACATTCTGTATCCATGAACTATAGTTCTAAAACCCATGGAATTCAACTTTCTCAGGAAGATAAAAATTTGTTAGATGAGGTGATTGGAAGCTTAAGCGTCCCTGGAATCAGCAAAAGCCAGAAATTCACTATGGCCGAGGAGAGAGGGATCAGAGTTTGGCCTTTGAGCAGGAGCACTGGGAGTTCCCCTACTAGAAAGTTGGATGCAAAACAAGACTTGAAGACTGACGTTTCGGATATCATGGACAGGCTAGAATTTATAATTAGTGAGGCTTCTTGA
- the LOC132191053 gene encoding uncharacterized protein LOC132191053: MKTFKTHKACILLIFLSSSVFPSESLPLASFPPSHETTPPSGVLVDPALSPPYGEPISNKKPSSAESSESQEGESEAGYHQEPGYPQQGMNQPLSGFSQPFSSTNQPLSGFNHPFSSTSQPLSGFNQPYSSLNQPFGSYNQQGLVNNNPLGLGNGVFKEKAFVLGVVLLSLITFGFLV, encoded by the coding sequence ATGAAGACCTTCAAGACCCACAAAGCTTGtattcttctcatcttcctctcTTCCTCTGTTTTTCCTTCAGAATCTCTCCCCCTGGCCAGCTTCCCACCGAGTCATGAAACCACTCCCCCTTCAGGTGTACTTGTTGATCCTGCTCTCTCTCCACCGTATGGCGAacctatttcaaataaaaaaccttCTTCTGCAGAGTCTTCGGAGAGCCAGGAGGGAGAGTCCGAAGCGGGTTACCACCAAGAACCGGGTTATCCACAACAGGGCATGAACCAGCCTTTATCTGGCTTCAGTCAACCATTTTCTTCTACTAACCAGCCTTTATCGGGTTTTAATCACCCATTTTCTTCAACTAGCCAGCCTTTATCAGGGTTTAACCAGCCATATTCATCTCTAAATCAGCCTTTTGGGTCTTATAACCAGCAAGGCTTAGTAAACAACAATCCTCTTGGACTTGGTAATGGGGTTTTCAAAGAAAAGGCATTCGTGCTAGGAGTTGTTTTACTTTCTCTAATTACATTTGGTTTTCTTGTTTAG